The following proteins are co-located in the Colletotrichum lupini chromosome 4, complete sequence genome:
- a CDS encoding alkaline protease codes for MPVISATAVLLTLGLWALAAPAPVPAPAFVAADGTIPGEYIVSLKPGLARSQIESHLSRAASVHARRRRDTTPTGGISKTFSIGAFNAYAGSFDEATLAEILSGDVEGAVASVEPNRLVEIDALVTQDAAPWGLASLSSLNQLSSSSDGQPYTYDDSAGEGSFAYIVDTGVQVYHPDFAGHAVKGYSSQPDEEFDDFGGHGTHVAGTVGSQTYGVAKKATVVDVKVLAGFGTGSVATVLDGYNWAVNNITDTPGRLAKSVISMSLGFPVSTTASALDEAVNAAYDLGVPTVVSAGNLNQDASRRSPARAARAFTVAAADWNRTRASFSNFGSLVEVFAPGVEVRSLGLDNGTTVYSGTSQAVPHVTGLIAYLRGKEEDLSTPDEVFARVRELSVEGVVRDPQGTANLLAFNGVVSS; via the exons ATGCCCGTCATCAGCGCAACCGCAGTCCTCCTAACTCTAGGCCTCTGGGCCCTAGCCGCTCCCGCACCGGTTCCCGCCCCGGCCTTCGTCGCCGCGGACGGCACTATCCCGGGCGAGTACATTGTCTCCCTGAAACCGGGCCTCGCCCGTTCCCAAATCGAGTCCCACCTCTCCCGCGCCGCCTCCGTGCACGCCCGCCGCCGGCGCGACACCACTCCCACAGGCGGCATCAGCAAGACCTTTTCCATCGGCGCCTTCAACGCCTACGCGGGCTCCTTTGACGAGGCCACGCTCGCCGAGATCCTTAGCGGCGACGTCGAGGGCGCCGTGGCTTCTGTCGAGCCGAATCGCCTCGTGGAGATTGACGCCCTCGTCACGCAGGATGCCGCGCCGTGGGGTTTGGCGAGTTTATCGTCACTGAATCAACTGTCGAGCTCGTCTGACGGTCAACCTTATACCTACGATGACTCTGCGGGCGAGGGCTCGTTTGCGTATATCGTCGACACGGGCGTGCAGGTGTACCACCCTGACTTCGCGGGCCACGCCGTGAAGGGATACAGTTCGCAGCCTGACGAAGAGTTTGATGACTTTGGCGGGCACGGCACGCACGTTGCTGGGACGGTTGGGTCCCAGACGTACGGGGTCGCGAAGAAGGCCACGGTTGTGGATGTTAAAGTCCTTGCTGGTTTT GGCACCGGCAGCGTCGCAACGGTCCTCGATGGCTACAACTGGGCCGTCAACAACATCACAGACACCCCCGGTCGCCTCGCCAAGTCCGTCATCAGCATGAGTCTCG GGTTCCCAGTAAGCACAACAGCCTCCGCCCTCGACGAGGCGGTCAACGCAGCCTACGACCTGGGTGTCCCGACCGTCGTGTCGGCCGGAAACCTGAACCAGGACGCCAGCCGGCGCTCGCCCGCGCGGGCGGCACGCGCCTTCACGGTGGCGGCCGCGGACTGGAACCGGACCCGGGCGTCCTTTTCCAACTTTGGCAGCCTGGTCGAGGTGTTTGCGCCGGGCGTTGAGGTGCGCTCGCTCGGACTCGACAACGGCACGACGGTGTACTCGGGTACCTCGCAGGCTGTCCCGCACGTAACGGGTCTGATCGCGTACCTGAGGGGCAAAGAGGAGGATTTGTCTACCCCGGATGAGGTGTTTGCGAGGGTGAGGGAGCTTTCTGTCGAAGGTGTGGTTCGGGATCCTCAGGGTACTGCCAATCTGCTTGCTTTCAACGGTGTTGTTTCCTCCTAA
- a CDS encoding kelch repeat protein, which translates to MTSTPKHGPKLEKQAIWRDPSSNGFYVWGGTVVYSDTPPAKELWHFEVDGNGGGTWTQVTPASVVAFSKLTRTTEAYLTQSKDVGYYFGGFLYGGMSTATGSVSGDVYVLSLPGFVFFKAAGSSAIRADHAPDPWRLGLGISDMTEMRWSDGYDYQATTYESSDAVKRCERDFNSECVSISQDIDQAAAAPTNSTSDPSPTEQSNAGSATSTPQGSKPSNPPIGTIVGAVVGGVVGLVLVICLVVFFLRRKRYQAAPQQETGGTPPEYEKPGSAQYGYNGPAGINALHEGYTDHFNPVELPAEHGAAELSSTHGRYELGQTVARPS; encoded by the exons ATGACATCCACCCCCAAACATGGACCGAAACTCGAAAAGCAGGCCATATGGCGCGACCCATCCTCAAACGGGTTCTACGTTTGGGGCGGCACGGTAGTCTACTCCGACACACCCCCGGCAAAAGAGTTATGGCACTTCGAAGTGGATGGCAATGGTGGCGGAACCTGGACGCAGGTCACCCCGGCGAGCGTCGTCGCTTTCAGCAAGCTCACCCGCACCACAGAAGCCTATTTAACGCAGAGCAAAGATGTGGGATACTACTTTGGCGG CTTCCTCTATGGCGGCATGAGCACCGCGACCGGCAGCGTCTCTGGCGACGTCTACGTCCTGAGCTTACCCGGATTTGTCTTCTTCAAGGCAGCAGGCTCGTCGGCCATTCGGGCGGACCATGC ACCGGATCCCTGGAGGCTCGGGTTGGGCATCTCTGATATGACGGAGATGCGCTGGTCTGACGGGTATGATTACCAGGCAACAACGTACGAGTCGTCGGACGCGGTCAAACGATG TGAGCGTGACTTTAATTCAGAATGTGTGTCTATATCTCAAGATATTGACCAAGCAGCAGCGGCGCCCACCAACTCGACCTCGGATCCTTCACCTACTGAACAGTCCAATGCGGGCAGCGCAACTTCGACTCCGCAAGGTTCTAAGCCATCCAATCCGCCTATCGGTACCATCGTAGGTGCCGTTGTGGGCGGTGTTGTAGGCCTTGTCCTCGTAATTTGTCTCGTAGTGTTCTTCCTGAGGAGGAAACGATACCAGGCGGCGCCGCAGCAGGAGACAGGCGGAACGCCTCCAGAGTACGAGAAGCCTGGCAGCGCGCAATATGGATACAATGGACCGGCCGGGATCAATGCGCTACACGAAGGTTATACCGACCACTTCAACCCCGTCGAGTTACCCGCAGAACATGGTGCTGCGGAGCTTAGCTCCACGCATGGCAGGTATGAACTCGGCCAGACGGTGGCGAGGCCGTCCTAA
- a CDS encoding periodic tryptophan protein 2: protein MKTEFKFSNLLGTVYCQGNLLFSPDGTHLFSPVGNRVTVFDLVNNKSHTLPFAHRKNISRIGLTPRGNLLLSIDEDGQAILTNVLRRIPIYRFSFRSSVTALSFSPSGRHFVVGLGRKIEVWHVPSTPDANAEGELEFAPFVKHHTHTQHFDEVRSIEWSSDSRFFLSTSKDLTARIWSLDREEGFVPTVLSGHKQAVVGAWFSEDQETIYTVSKDGAVFDWKYVGKPVQDEDEMVDEDEDDMRWRIVDRHYFMQNSAHVRCATFHPESNLLVAGFSNGTFGLYELPDFNMIHTLNISQNEIDFVTINKSGEWLAFGASKLGQLLVWEWQSESYILKQQGHFDSMNNLVYSPDGQRIVTIADDGKIKVWDTESGFCIVTFTEHTSGVTACEFSKKGNVLFTSSLDGSVRAWDLIRYRNFRTFTAPTRLSWSCMAVDPSGEVVAAGSLDSFDIHIWSVQTGQLLDQLTGHEGPVSALAFTPNGNSLVSGSWDRTARIWSIFNRTQTSEPLQLQADILDIAVRPDSLQLAISTLDGQLSFWSIMDAEQVSGLDGRRDVSGGRKLTDRRTAANVAGTKSFNTIQYSTDGSCLLAGGNSKYICLYSVHTMVLLKKYTVSVNLSLSGTQEFLNSKLLTEAGPGGLIDDQGEASDPEDRRDDSLPGSKRGDPSARKRMPEVRVSGVAFTPTGTAFCAATTEGLLIYSLDNLMQFDPFDLNMEITPASTLAVLENEKDYLKALVMAFRLNEAGLIKRVFLSIPHTDIALVVQDMPIVYVPRLLRFVAAQTEETPHIEFCLLWVKALVDKHGAWLTQHRGKVDVELRIVARAVSRMRDEIRRLADDNVYMVDYLLGQASNEKETTGVQMLDLAAFDAPAKTLAIGDADEGQSDSDGDEWIGLE from the exons ATGAAGACCGAATTTAAG TTTTCCAATTTGCTCGGCACGGTGTACTGCCAGGGCAATCTGCTCTTCAGCCCAGATGGCACCCATTTGTTCTCGCCCGTGGGGAACAGGGTTACTGTCTTCGACCTGGTGAA CAACAAATCACATACTCTTCCCTTCGCGCACCGGAAAAATATCTCGCGAATCGGTCTCACTCCTCGAGGAAACCTGCTACTGTCCATTGACGAAGATGGCCAGGCTATTCTGACCAACGTCCTCCGCCGAATCCCCATTTACCGATTTTCGTTCCGCTCTTCTGTCACCGCCCTCTCCTTCTCGCCTTCCGGACGCCATTTCGTTGTTGGTCTGGGCCGCAAGATCGAAGTCTGGCATGTGCCGTCCACACCAGATGCGAATGCCGAAGGAGAACTCGAGTTCGCGCCGTTTGTGAAGCACCACACCCACACACAACACTTTGACGAAGTGCGCAGCATCGAGTGGTCCAGCGACTCGCGATTCTTTCTCAGTACCTCCAAGGACTTGACCGCAAGAATATGGAGTCTGGATCGTGAGGAGGGGTTCGTGCCGACGGTACTTTCGGGACACAAGCAGGCTGTGGTGGGGGCATGGTTCTCGGAGGACCAGGAAACCATTTACACCGTCAGCAAGGACGGCGCTGTGTTCGACTGGAAGTACGTTGGAAAGCCGGTTCAGGACGAAGACGAGATGgtggacgaggacgaggacgacaTGCGCTGGAGAATCGTCGACAGACACTACTTCATGCAGAACAGTGCGCATGTCCGATGCGCAACCTTTCACCCCGAGTCCAATCTTCTTGTCGCCGGTTTCTCCAACGGAACTTTCGGTCTGTACGAGCTGCCCGACTTCAACATGATCCACACTCTCAACATTTCTCAAAACGAGATCGACTTTGTGACGATCAACAAGAGCGGAGAGTGGTTAGCCTTTGGCGCATCAAAGTTGGGGCAACTCCTGGTGTGGGAATGGCAATCCGAGTCGTACATCCTGAAGCAGCAGGGCCACTTTGACTCCATGAACAACTTGGTCTACTCCCCCGATGGACAGCGCATCGTCACCATTGCCGATGACGGCAAGATTAAGGTTTGGGATACCGAATCTGGTTTTTGCATCGTCACCTTCACGGAGCACACAAGTGGTGTCACGGCCTGCGAGTTCTCAAAGAAGGGCAACGTACTATTCACATCCAGTCTTGACGGCTCCGTAAGAGCTTGGGATCTCATCAGATACAGAAACTTCCGCACATTCACAGCGCCCACAAGGCTGTCATGGTCATGTATGGCCGTTGACCCTAGCGGCGAGGTCGTCGCGGCTGGATCTCTAGACTCTTTTGATATTCATATCTGGTCCGTTCAGACGGGACAGCTTCTGGACCAGCTCACCGGTCACGAGGGTCCCGTGTCGGCCCTAGCCTTCACACCAAACGGCAACTCCCTTGTCAGTGGTAGCTGGGACCGCACCGCAAGAATTTGGTCCATCTTCAACAGGACACAAACGAGTGAGCCTTTGCAGCTGCAGGCCGATATCCTCGATATCGCTGTGCGCCCTGACTCTTTGCAACTGGCGATTTCAACGTTGGATGGTCAGCTGTCTTTCTGGTCCATCATGGATGCTGAGCAGGTGTCTGGACTGGACGGCCGTCGTGACGTTTCCGGTGGACGCAAGCTCACTGATCGGAGGACGGCCGCCAACGTGGCGGGCACAAAGAGCTTCAACACCATTCAGTACAGCACAGACGGAAGCTGCTTGCTTGCCGGTGGCAACAGCAAGTACATCTGCCTGTACTCTGTTCATACCATGGTACTTTTGAAGAAGTACACAGTCAGTGTCAACCTGTCTTTGTCCGGAACGCAAGAGTTCCTCAACAGCAAGCTCCTTACCGAGGCCGGCCCCGGCGGTCTGATCGATGATCAGGGCGAGGCCTCGGACCCCGAGGACAGGAGAGACGACTCCCTGCCGGGCTCCAAGCGTGGCGACCCTTCtgcgaggaagaggatgcCAGAGGTCCGCGTCTCGGGCGTTGCATTCACACCTACCGGCACGGCCTTCTGCGCTGCCACAACGGAGGGCCTGCTCATCTACAGCCTCGACAACCTCATGCAGTTCGACCCCTTTGACCTCAACATGGAAATCACCCCCGCATCCACGCTCGCCGTCCTGGAGAACGAAAAGGACTACCTCAAAGCCCTGGTCATGGCCTTCCGCCTCAACGAGGCCGGCCTCATCAAGCGCGTCTTCCTCTCAATACCGCACACGGACATTGCTCTGGTCGTCCAGGATATGCCCATCGTCTACGTTCCGAGGTTACTGCGCTTCGTCGCGGCCCAGACGGAGGAGACGCCGCATATTGAGTTCTGCCTGCTCTGGGTCAAGGCGCTGGTGGACAAGCACGGCGCCTGGCTCACGCAGCACAGGGGCAAGGTGGACGTCGAGCTGAGAATCGTGGCCAGGGCCGTCTCGAGGATGCGCGACGAGATCAGGAGGCTCGCGGACGATAATGTGTACATGGTCGACTATCTGTTGGGCCAGGCCAGCaacgaaaaggagacgaccggTGTACAAATGCTAGACTTGGCCGCGTTCGACGCCCCCGCCAAGACTTTGGCGATTGGCGATGCGGATGAAGGCCAGAGCGATTCCGACGGAGATGAGTGGATTGGGCTAGAATAA
- a CDS encoding septin translates to MAPAAAESASPIGIANLPNQRHKIVAKRGAAFTIMVAGESGLGKTTFINTLFSTTIKNYADHKRRHQKQVDKTVEIEITKAELEEKFFKVRLTVIDTPGFGDYVNNRDSWMPIIEFLDDQHESYMLQEQQPRRQDKIDLRVHTCLYFIRPTGHTLKPLDIEVMKRLCSRVNLIPVIAKADTLSPADLAKFKARIRAVIEAQSIKIYQPPVEEDDEPAAQHARSLMAAMPFAVIGSEKDVKTGDGRIVKGRQYSWGVAEVENEDHCDFKKLRSILIRTHMLDLIHTTEELHYEAYRAQQMETRKFGEARPRKLDNPKFKEEEEALRKRFTEQVKIEEQRFRQWEQKLIAERDRLNKDLEQTHAQIKQLETELEQMQGSAVRSHGRR, encoded by the exons ATGgcccccgccgccgccgagagCGCTTCACCGATTGGTATCGCCAACCTCCCTAACCAGCGACACAAGATTGTCGCCAAGCGAGGTGCTGCCTTCACTATTATG GTTGCTGGCGAGTCTGGCCTCGGAAAGACCACCTTCATCAACACCCTGTTCTCCACGACCATCAAGAACTATGCCGACCACAAGCGCCGTCACCAGAAGCAGGTTGACAAGACTGTCGAGATCGAGATCACCAAGGCTGAGTTGGAGGAGAAGTTCTTCAAGG TCCGCTTGACCGTTATCGATACCCCCGGCTTCGGCGACTATGTCAACAACCGCGATTCCTGGATGCCCATCATCGAGTTCCTTGACGACCAGCACGAGTCCTACATGCTTCAGGAGCAGCAGCCTCGCCGCCAGGACAAGATCGACCTCCGTGTCCACACCTGCCTGTACTTCATCCGCCCTACCGGCCACACCCTGAAGCCCCTCGACATCGAGGTTATGAAGAGACTCTGCTCGAGAGTGAACCTGATTCCGGTCATCGCCAAGGCTGATACCCTTAGCCCTGCGGACTTGGCCAAGTTCAAGGCTCGC ATTCGCGCCGTCATCGAGGCCCAGAGCATCAAGATCTACCAGCCCCCTGTcgaggaggacgacgagCCCGCTGCCCAGCACGCCCGCAGCTTGATGGCTGCGATGCCCTTCGCTGTCATCGGTTCCGAGAAGGACGTCAAGACCGGCGACGGACGCATCGTCAAGGGTCGCCAGTACTCCTGGGGTGTTGCCGAGGTCGAGAATGAGGACCACTGCGACTTCAAGAAGCTGCGGTCAATTCTCATCCGTACCCACATGCTCGACCTCATCCACACCACCGAGGAGCTTCACTACGAGGCCTACCGCGCCCAGCAAATGGAGACCCGCAAGTTTGGCGAGGCCCGCCCCAGGAAGCTCGACAACCCCAAGttcaaggaggaggaggaggcgctCCGCAAGCGCTTCACCGAGCAGGTCAAGATCGAGGAGCAGCGTTTCCGCCAGTGGGAGCAGAAGCTCATTGCCGAGCGCGACCGCCTCAACAAGGATCTCGAACAGACCCACGCCCAGATCAAGCAGTTGGAGACCGAACTGGAGCAGATGCAGGGAAGTGCCGTCCGCAGCCACGGTCGCCGTTAA
- a CDS encoding HypA protein produces the protein MATAYKINVPVTNTGLWKFDQKDAAASKVSELLQEDLEVLALFGTGAGPDAIQAAYKKNADYQRPAQTPRDSVADELHDWDRAKAYLGKEKHYPDFLLFFQREIERLGGWEAALKEHLFKGDERADDMFQRMFAGFLHPIIQLMYGVEWEQPAIVAEGLAQAAVHKNQLKDFFDETEKRAAAASERMPPISDLVEEIRRDQKLAQAAQMKDANKIFDGILKRAPEEMLRIASKVKVHPEELDERTAEMFHNAFYVAGGAALRPGKEPKWDFFLIHHTNAAPIFLSFNSMPWISTENKVRMLEYKIRMDLVQYAARGCPPLRLEDVKSYKPKDKDEGKDLVSKPTDLLPRFHNFVDDGHTIKVVRALGICQDLSAKYGDKPWIEIKDGEWLNLTYMLLDSTEHDETRWVRSAGFEEAWKGVPDRD, from the exons ATGGCGACAGCATACAAGATCAATGTTCCGGTGACGAATACGGGACTGTGGAAGTTTGATCAGAAAGATGCTGCCGCGAGCAAGGTGTCTGAGCTACTACAGGAGGATCTCGAG GTCCTAGCCCTCTTCGGTACCGGCGCAGGCCCCGACGCCATTCAAGCGGCGTACAAGAAAAACGCAGACTACCAGCGCCCAGCGCAGACCCCACGTGATTCCGTCGCAGATGAGCTGCACGACTGGGACCGCGCGAAAGCGTACCTCGGCAAGGAAAAGCACTACCCAgacttcctcctcttcttccagcGCGAGATTGAGAGGCTCGGGGGCTGGGAGGCGGCGTTGAAAGAGCACCTCTTCAAGGGCGACGAGCGCGCCGACGACATGTTCCAGCGTATGTTTGCGGGCTTTTTGCACCCCATTATCCAGCTCATGTATGGTGTCGAGTGGGAGCAGCCCGCCATCGTCGCCGAGGGGCTGGCACAGGCCGCGGTGCATAAGAACCAGCTCAAGGACTTTTTTGACGAGACGGAGAAGCGTGCGGCGGCAGCGAGTGAGCGTATGCCGCCGATTTCGGATCTTGTTGAGGAGATTCGTCGTGACCAGAAGCTTGCTCAAGCTGCTCAGATGAAGGACGCGAACAAGATCTTTGACGGGATTCTGAAGCGCGCGCCGGAGGAGATGCTGCGGATCGCGAGCAAGGTCAAGGTTCATCCGGAGGAGCTGGATGAGAGGACGGCCGAGATGTTCCATAATGCCTTTTACGTTGCTGGCGGCGCGGCTCTTCGGCCGGGTAAGGAGCCAAAGTGGGATTTCTTCTTGAT TCACCACACGAACGCTGCGCCCATCTTTCTCAGCTTCAACTCCATGCCGTGGATCTCGACGGAGAACAAGGTGCGCATGCTGGAGTACAAGATCCGGATGGACCTCGTGCAGTATGCGGCGCGCGGGTGCCCGCCGCTCCGCCTAGAGGACGTCAAGTCGTACAAGCCAAAGGACAAAGATGAGGGCAAGGACTTGGTCTCCAAGCCGACTG ACCTCCTTCCAAGATTTCACAACTTTGTAGATGACGGCCACACGATCAAGGTGGTCAGAGCACTTGGGATTTGCCAGGACCTTTCAGCAAAGTATGGCGACAAACCCTGGATCGAGATCAAGGATGGGGAGTGGCTCAACCTCACCTACATGTTGTTGGATAGCACTGAACATGACGAGACGAGATGGGTTCGTTCAGCGGGCTTTGAAGAGGCGTGGAAG GGCGTCCCTGATCGCGATTGA